The following are encoded in a window of Nitrospira sp. genomic DNA:
- the arsS gene encoding arsenosugar biosynthesis radical SAM protein ArsS (Some members of this family are selenoproteins.) translates to MPLTLLGRQNPLASSNEQLKVLMSTGGCPPFERRLEQASLFPLHATGITILQINVGKLCNQTCGHCHVDAGPDRTEIMSDEIADLCLAALARTDIPTIDITGGAPELNPNFRRLVKGARALGRHVMDRCNLSVLLLPSQADLAEFLAAHHVEIIASLPAYLASQTDAQRGKGIFEKSIEALTRLNRLGYGRPESGLALNLVYNPVGAFLPPKQEAIEAQFRKELRRRYGIEFTRLYTITNMPISRFLEFLTESGNYDAYMERLVTAFNPTAAAGVMCRSMISVGWDGILYDCDFNQMLTLPVKEEMPRHIRDFDPTRLGTRRIVMGNHCYGCTAGAGSSCGGAVA, encoded by the coding sequence TCGGACGACAGAATCCTCTGGCCTCCTCCAATGAACAGCTCAAGGTGCTTATGAGCACAGGTGGTTGTCCTCCGTTCGAACGGCGTCTCGAGCAGGCCAGCCTCTTTCCGCTCCATGCCACGGGGATCACCATCCTTCAGATCAACGTCGGCAAACTCTGCAACCAAACCTGCGGACATTGTCACGTGGATGCGGGGCCGGATCGTACTGAAATCATGTCGGACGAGATAGCCGATCTCTGTCTCGCGGCGTTGGCGAGGACAGACATTCCCACCATCGATATCACGGGCGGGGCACCGGAGCTCAACCCGAACTTTCGCCGCCTGGTCAAAGGGGCCCGTGCGCTCGGCCGTCATGTGATGGATCGATGCAACCTGTCCGTGTTGCTGCTTCCCTCCCAAGCGGATCTGGCTGAGTTTCTGGCCGCCCACCATGTTGAAATCATTGCCTCGCTTCCGGCCTATCTTGCCAGTCAAACTGATGCGCAGCGGGGGAAGGGAATCTTTGAGAAATCCATCGAGGCCCTCACGCGTTTGAACAGACTCGGGTACGGGCGACCGGAGAGCGGCCTCGCCCTGAACCTTGTGTACAATCCGGTCGGCGCGTTTCTCCCCCCAAAGCAAGAGGCGATCGAAGCTCAATTTCGGAAAGAGCTCCGGAGGCGGTATGGTATCGAGTTTACCCGTCTCTATACCATCACCAACATGCCGATCAGCCGTTTTCTAGAGTTCCTGACCGAGAGTGGTAATTACGACGCCTATATGGAACGGCTGGTCACTGCCTTCAATCCTACCGCTGCGGCAGGCGTCATGTGCCGATCGATGATTTCCGTGGGGTGGGACGGCATCCTGTACGATTGCGACTTCAATCAGATGCTCACGCTGCCGGTCAAGGAAGAGATGCCGCGCCATATTCGCGACTTTGATCCGACCCGCCTCGGCACACGCAGGATTGTGATGGGCAATCACTGCTACGGGTGCACAGCCGGCGCTGGCTCGTCCTGCGGAGGAGCGGTCGCGTGA
- a CDS encoding phosphate ABC transporter substrate-binding protein, which produces MLTWLCSIVPKKSLFLAAYSIAGLLSLPASAADQLTGKLIITGSSTIAPVISEIGKRFESVHPGTRVDVQTGGSSRGIADARQGLADIGMVSRALKEDEGDLHAFMIARDGIGIIVHKENPVQILTDEQIIAIYTGKITNWTVIGGKDAAITVVNKAEGRSTLELFLHHFKIKNVDVRAQVVIGDNEQGVKTVAGNRNAIGYVSIGTAEYDESQGVPIKLLPIGGVAASTENVRNGTFPLARPLHIITRTPPVGLAKAFIGYAQSKAAHDIIKEQYFVPLVD; this is translated from the coding sequence ATGCTGACATGGTTATGCTCGATCGTCCCCAAGAAGTCCCTGTTCCTGGCCGCATACTCGATCGCTGGCCTTCTGTCTCTCCCGGCATCAGCCGCCGATCAACTGACCGGAAAGCTCATCATCACCGGATCGAGTACCATAGCTCCGGTCATTTCCGAGATTGGGAAACGGTTTGAATCGGTACACCCCGGCACGCGGGTAGACGTGCAAACCGGTGGCTCCTCACGCGGCATCGCGGATGCTCGCCAAGGACTCGCTGATATTGGAATGGTCTCGCGTGCACTGAAGGAGGACGAGGGAGACCTCCATGCATTTATGATTGCCCGTGATGGTATCGGGATCATTGTTCATAAGGAGAACCCGGTCCAGATTCTCACCGACGAGCAAATCATCGCGATCTATACGGGCAAGATCACCAATTGGACGGTGATAGGAGGGAAAGACGCGGCCATCACCGTCGTGAACAAAGCGGAGGGCCGATCTACACTTGAATTATTCTTGCATCACTTCAAGATCAAGAATGTGGACGTGAGGGCTCAGGTCGTGATCGGTGACAACGAACAGGGAGTTAAAACCGTCGCGGGCAATCGAAATGCCATCGGGTATGTCTCCATCGGCACGGCCGAATACGATGAATCTCAAGGCGTACCCATTAAACTCCTTCCGATCGGAGGAGTTGCTGCTTCCACCGAAAATGTGCGGAACGGAACCTTTCCCCTTGCCCGTCCTCTGCACATCATCACCCGGACTCCCCCTGTTGGATTGGCCAAGGCCTTTATCGGCTATGCACAGTCCAAAGCCGCGCATGACATCATCAAGGAGCAATACTTTGTCCCATTGGTCGACTGA
- the pstC gene encoding phosphate ABC transporter permease subunit PstC — translation MTSSRSNTLSHWSTDGLLCWLLRGIATIAGVIVVLIVAFLIVEAFPVLHHVGLRRFFTDPSWHPAQGLYNLTPMLWGTLFAMAGAVMVATPLGILSAVFCHYYAPPAVARPYRRLIELLAGIPSVVYGLWGLVVLVPLIGEIHPPGPSLLAGIVILAIMILPTIALMADASLANVPPHYLRGAAALGLPRWATVQGIVFPAAKSGLFTGVILETGRAIGETMAILMVCGNVVQTPSSFFDPIRTLTANIALEMAYALGDHRSALFVSGLVLMAMVVALAVSAEWISRGRIYG, via the coding sequence ATGACATCATCAAGGAGCAATACTTTGTCCCATTGGTCGACTGACGGTCTCCTGTGCTGGCTCTTGCGCGGCATTGCCACAATCGCCGGCGTGATCGTTGTGCTCATCGTGGCCTTCCTGATCGTGGAAGCGTTTCCCGTCCTCCATCACGTAGGTCTGCGACGATTCTTTACCGATCCTTCCTGGCATCCAGCCCAGGGCTTGTACAACCTCACGCCGATGCTGTGGGGTACCCTGTTCGCCATGGCTGGGGCGGTGATGGTCGCCACCCCACTGGGCATTCTCTCTGCCGTATTCTGCCACTACTATGCGCCGCCAGCCGTTGCCCGACCCTATCGGCGCCTGATCGAGTTGCTCGCAGGCATTCCATCTGTGGTCTATGGTTTGTGGGGACTCGTGGTGCTGGTCCCGCTGATTGGGGAGATACACCCCCCTGGACCCAGCCTATTGGCGGGTATCGTAATCCTCGCGATTATGATTCTTCCCACCATCGCCTTGATGGCAGACGCGAGTCTGGCTAACGTGCCGCCACATTACTTGCGTGGCGCGGCAGCATTAGGTCTGCCACGATGGGCAACGGTCCAAGGAATTGTGTTCCCTGCAGCGAAATCAGGATTGTTCACCGGAGTCATCCTTGAGACTGGTCGGGCCATCGGCGAGACGATGGCGATTCTGATGGTCTGTGGGAACGTGGTCCAGACTCCTTCCAGCTTCTTCGACCCTATCCGGACACTGACCGCCAATATTGCCTTAGAAATGGCCTATGCGCTCGGTGACCATCGTTCCGCGTTATTCGTCAGTGGGCTGGTCTTGATGGCCATGGTTGTGGCGCTTGCCGTCTCGGCGGAATGGATCAGTCGCGGGAGAATTTATGGCTGA
- the pstA gene encoding phosphate ABC transporter permease PstA, translated as MAETLSQPQNSREWLAFVLVWGAAALVTATLCWLLGDIVRHGLSHVSWTFLTAPPENAGRRGGIGPILVSTSLILGVCLAVSLPIGIGTAVLLAEFTSDQSLFGRMTRRSLDVLAGVPSIVFGLFGNAFFCKTLGLGFSILSGGLTLACMVLPILIRSTEEGFRAVPTSYRISAAALGLSRTTTLVHLLLPAAVPGLLVGLVLGVGRAIAETAALIFTSGYVDRMPESLLDSGRALSIHIFDLSMNVSGGDANAYASALVLIIMLLAINGTASWLATYGLHRKVVTV; from the coding sequence ATGGCTGAGACTCTGAGCCAACCACAGAATTCCCGTGAATGGCTTGCATTCGTTCTCGTCTGGGGAGCGGCAGCGCTCGTGACCGCCACATTGTGCTGGCTGCTGGGGGACATCGTTCGGCATGGACTGAGCCACGTCTCCTGGACGTTTCTGACTGCCCCCCCGGAGAACGCTGGGCGCCGAGGCGGGATCGGCCCTATCCTGGTTTCGACATCCTTGATTCTGGGAGTCTGTCTCGCTGTATCCCTCCCCATTGGTATCGGCACCGCCGTCCTCCTCGCCGAATTTACATCGGACCAAAGCCTGTTCGGGCGGATGACCCGCCGTAGCCTCGACGTCCTGGCTGGTGTGCCGTCGATCGTCTTCGGCCTGTTCGGCAACGCGTTCTTTTGCAAGACGCTGGGGCTCGGCTTTTCGATCCTCTCCGGCGGGCTGACTCTGGCCTGCATGGTGTTGCCGATCTTGATCCGATCAACGGAGGAAGGGTTTCGCGCCGTGCCGACTAGTTACCGGATTTCCGCCGCGGCACTAGGACTGTCGCGCACCACAACCCTTGTTCACCTCTTGCTACCGGCAGCGGTACCCGGTCTCTTGGTTGGTCTGGTCCTTGGAGTCGGCCGTGCGATTGCCGAGACGGCTGCACTCATCTTCACAAGTGGCTATGTGGATCGGATGCCGGAGTCGCTGCTCGATTCCGGTCGCGCGCTGTCTATCCACATCTTCGATCTCTCCATGAATGTGTCCGGCGGAGACGCGAATGCCTATGCCTCAGCGCTGGTCTTAATTATCATGTTACTCGCCATCAACGGTACCGCCTCCTGGCTGGCAACATACGGGCTCCACCGAAAGGTCGTGACAGTATGA
- a CDS encoding phosphate ABC transporter ATP-binding protein: protein MPVEPITGSRPRHPLEDRPACCEPQPFVAIDRLSLHYGNKPVFEDVTLAINKGCITALVGPSGCGKTSFLTCLNRLTDLIAGCRVAGRITIDTFDVLASETDVIRLRRRVGMIFQKPNPFPLSIRKNLEFSLREHGLRNREQMARTIESTLHDVGLWDEVKDRLDSPALALSGGQQQRLCIARALALSPEVLLMDEPCSALDPLSSGVVEDLIVSLRGRYTILIVTHNLAQARRIADYAALFWVQNGTGRLIETGTAKQIFEEPRDPLTAAYVSGMRG, encoded by the coding sequence ATGCCGGTCGAACCCATTACAGGGTCGCGCCCCCGACATCCGCTCGAAGATCGACCTGCTTGCTGTGAGCCTCAACCCTTCGTTGCAATAGATCGGCTCAGCTTGCACTACGGCAACAAGCCGGTGTTTGAGGACGTGACGTTGGCGATCAACAAGGGATGCATCACGGCTCTCGTGGGACCGTCAGGATGCGGGAAGACTAGCTTCCTCACATGTTTGAACCGCCTGACCGATCTGATCGCCGGGTGTCGTGTAGCGGGACGTATCACCATTGATACCTTCGATGTGTTGGCATCGGAGACCGATGTCATCCGACTTCGTCGTCGCGTCGGCATGATCTTCCAGAAACCAAATCCCTTTCCCTTATCGATTCGGAAAAACCTCGAATTCTCTTTGCGCGAGCATGGGCTACGGAATCGAGAGCAGATGGCGCGGACGATTGAGAGCACGCTCCACGATGTCGGATTATGGGACGAAGTCAAGGATCGCCTGGACTCGCCGGCCTTGGCCTTGTCCGGCGGCCAACAACAACGCCTCTGTATTGCCAGAGCACTGGCCCTTTCACCGGAAGTGCTGCTCATGGATGAGCCGTGTAGCGCACTCGATCCGCTCTCCAGCGGCGTGGTCGAAGATTTGATTGTGAGTCTGCGGGGACGCTATACCATCCTGATCGTCACCCACAACCTGGCGCAGGCTCGACGCATCGCGGACTATGCCGCGCTCTTCTGGGTTCAAAACGGAACGGGACGGTTGATCGAGACGGGAACCGCCAAGCAGATATTTGAAGAACCCCGTGATCCACTGACTGCGGCCTATGTCAGTGGAATGAGAGGATAG